In the Carboxydothermus hydrogenoformans Z-2901 genome, one interval contains:
- the rlmN gene encoding 23S rRNA (adenine(2503)-C(2))-methyltransferase RlmN: protein MRAFLDLNSEEIVAWLKENNEKSFRLKQINEWIFKHGELDFNKMTNLPVRLREKLKENFLLPSLKIIHSKKSRDGQSIKYLLKLKDNLGIEAVLLKYRYGNTVCLSTQVGCKMGCKFCATGLGGFSRNLTAGEMIEQILVLKASSSEKITRVVLMGSGEPLDNFTEVLKFMRKINEKDCLNISYRKITVSTCGMVPQIKALAEEKLPVTLAISLHAPDDALRNELIPINKRWGLAELLDAAWYFIDKTGRRVSFEYALIENVNDTVEHALKLAQLLQRKLVHVNLIPYNTIEKRNFKTPSVEKINKFKEVLKRAGIPVTVRRELGDEIDGACGQLKAKYFEV from the coding sequence ATGAGGGCATTTTTAGATTTAAATTCGGAAGAAATAGTGGCTTGGCTGAAGGAAAATAATGAAAAATCTTTTCGCTTAAAACAGATAAATGAGTGGATTTTTAAACACGGAGAATTGGATTTTAATAAAATGACAAATCTACCGGTAAGATTGCGGGAAAAGCTTAAAGAAAATTTTTTGTTGCCTTCTTTAAAAATTATTCACAGCAAAAAATCAAGGGATGGACAGAGCATTAAATACTTGCTAAAGCTTAAAGATAACCTGGGAATTGAAGCGGTTTTATTAAAGTATCGCTACGGCAATACCGTTTGCCTATCCACCCAGGTGGGTTGCAAAATGGGCTGCAAATTTTGTGCTACCGGGCTGGGGGGTTTTTCGCGTAATTTAACGGCTGGGGAAATGATAGAACAGATACTGGTGCTTAAAGCAAGTAGTTCGGAAAAAATTACCCGGGTAGTGCTAATGGGGAGCGGTGAACCCTTAGATAATTTTACCGAAGTACTTAAGTTTATGCGGAAAATTAATGAAAAGGACTGCTTAAATATTAGTTACCGGAAAATTACCGTTTCAACCTGCGGAATGGTACCCCAAATTAAAGCTCTTGCCGAGGAAAAGCTTCCCGTTACTTTAGCCATTTCTTTGCATGCGCCAGATGATGCGCTCCGGAATGAATTAATCCCGATTAATAAACGCTGGGGTTTGGCGGAACTTTTAGATGCTGCCTGGTACTTTATCGATAAAACCGGAAGGCGTGTTAGCTTCGAGTATGCTTTAATAGAAAATGTTAACGATACCGTTGAACACGCCTTGAAACTTGCGCAGTTATTGCAGAGAAAACTTGTTCATGTTAATTTAATCCCGTACAATACAATTGAAAAGAGAAATTTTAAAACTCCTTCAGTAGAAAAAATTAATAAGTTTAAAGAAGTTTTAAAAAGGGCAGGAATTCCCGTTACTGTTCGCCGGGAGTTAGGCGATGAGATTGACGGAGCTTGTGGTCAATTAAAAGCAAAGTATTTTGAGGTGTAA
- a CDS encoding DUF116 domain-containing protein, with amino-acid sequence MLNFYKQKIFIKSLFKRDVRKDIQKYISLMNDKTLKYGPFSPEKVLLLLPHCLQKADCLYKITYDVHNCRECFRCPVGVLKCYARERGLKIAVAAGGTAARQFVKSLQPEVVFAVACEGDLFSGMNDIPVLSLGLINLRPKGPCFETLIEYDKFYYYLNRLIW; translated from the coding sequence ATGCTAAATTTTTACAAGCAAAAAATCTTTATAAAATCTCTTTTTAAGCGTGATGTACGAAAAGATATTCAAAAATATATTTCATTGATGAATGATAAAACCCTAAAATATGGCCCGTTTTCTCCGGAAAAAGTGTTATTGCTTTTGCCCCATTGTTTGCAGAAAGCTGATTGTCTTTATAAAATTACTTATGATGTACATAATTGCCGTGAATGCTTCCGGTGCCCGGTTGGAGTTTTAAAGTGCTATGCCAGGGAACGGGGATTAAAAATTGCCGTTGCTGCAGGAGGAACTGCGGCAAGGCAATTTGTCAAGAGTCTACAGCCGGAGGTTGTCTTTGCTGTGGCTTGTGAAGGGGATCTGTTTTCGGGGATGAATGATATCCCGGTTCTTTCCCTTGGACTAATTAATTTAAGACCTAAAGGACCATGTTTTGAAACATTAATTGAGTACGATAAATTTTATTATTATTTAAACCGGTTGATTTGGTAG
- the rsmB gene encoding 16S rRNA (cytosine(967)-C(5))-methyltransferase RsmB: MNLRELVIKTLVEVEKNNSYVNLLLPKLIANLAKKEDKDFVVELTYGVLKQLKLLDYMAGKLLKKRSKLPPFVINAIRVGLYQLYFLDKVPTYAAINETVEAVKRNYRGFTGVVNGVLRNFIRRREEITKIDVSDEVEYLAIAYSHPEWMVKRWLNQYGYTKTVEILKYNNHQPNLTLRINTLKISPKAYCDLLNEKNINFKQLPYLPEGVVILDKVGVKELPGYDEGLFYIQDTGSMFIAYLINPEPNSVGIDACAAPGGKSTHLAQLMGNKGIIYAFDVHPGRLKLIEENAHRLGINIIRCLLGDATRLKLPDGVNPNWILADVPCSGTGVLARKPDARWQKSEEEIIKLSQYQLEILTNLSKLLPPEGILVYSTCSIEPEENEGVVENFLRKNPNFVLVKPPEWFFNLGIVKNNYYLRLLPGEIGDGFFGVILKKLC; the protein is encoded by the coding sequence GTGAATTTGCGCGAATTGGTAATAAAAACCCTGGTTGAAGTCGAAAAAAATAATTCTTACGTAAATCTCTTATTACCTAAATTAATTGCTAATTTAGCCAAAAAAGAAGATAAAGACTTTGTTGTGGAACTTACTTATGGTGTTTTAAAACAACTTAAATTGTTGGATTACATGGCGGGAAAGCTCCTGAAAAAAAGGAGCAAACTTCCGCCTTTTGTCATTAATGCTATCCGGGTAGGGCTATATCAACTGTACTTCTTAGATAAGGTACCAACCTATGCGGCAATCAATGAAACGGTTGAAGCGGTAAAGCGCAATTATCGGGGATTTACGGGAGTTGTTAATGGAGTTTTACGTAATTTTATTAGGCGGCGAGAGGAAATTACAAAAATAGACGTAAGCGATGAGGTGGAGTATTTAGCCATTGCTTATTCCCATCCCGAGTGGATGGTAAAGCGGTGGTTAAATCAATATGGATACACAAAAACGGTGGAGATACTGAAGTATAATAACCATCAGCCGAACCTAACTTTAAGGATTAATACCTTAAAAATCTCTCCAAAAGCTTATTGTGACCTGTTAAACGAAAAAAACATTAATTTTAAACAACTGCCGTATTTACCCGAAGGAGTGGTAATTTTAGATAAGGTTGGAGTTAAAGAGCTACCGGGGTACGATGAAGGCTTATTTTATATTCAGGATACTGGCTCGATGTTTATTGCCTATTTAATTAACCCTGAACCCAATTCGGTGGGGATAGATGCGTGTGCGGCACCGGGAGGTAAATCTACCCACTTAGCACAGCTTATGGGAAATAAAGGGATTATTTATGCTTTTGATGTCCATCCCGGAAGACTTAAATTAATTGAGGAAAATGCCCACCGTTTGGGGATTAATATTATAAGATGTTTATTGGGGGATGCCACAAGATTAAAGCTACCCGATGGGGTAAATCCTAACTGGATTCTGGCCGATGTACCCTGTTCAGGTACGGGTGTTCTGGCGCGAAAGCCGGATGCCCGCTGGCAAAAGAGCGAGGAAGAAATAATAAAGTTATCTCAATATCAATTAGAGATTTTAACCAACTTATCCAAGCTTTTACCACCTGAAGGAATATTAGTTTATTCAACCTGCAGTATCGAGCCGGAAGAAAATGAAGGGGTTGTGGAAAATTTTTTAAGAAAAAACCCAAATTTTGTTTTGGTAAAGCCTCCAGAATGGTTTTTTAATTTAGGTATTGTAAAAAATAATTACTATCTACGTTTGCTTCCCGGGGAAATAGGAGATGGTTTTTTTGGTGTAATTTTAAAAAAATTATGTTAA
- a CDS encoding Stp1/IreP family PP2C-type Ser/Thr phosphatase, translating into MKIVGKTAKGPVRALNEDAYFIDEKKSILAVADGMGGHSGGAVASQLAVRIIAEYFAQFRSGEITEAEKSIQEVFQIINKKIKEQQNKDANLKEMGTTLTLGIFAGENLFIGHLGDSRAYVFRANKLLKLTQDHTYVAKMVSQGIITEEDAISHPYRHLLLKALDGANEEVDIVKFQVHPQDLYLFCTDGLLDGIKEAELAEFLDTNQTMALENLADELIRQALLKGSRDNITVVLARFAEEREVKK; encoded by the coding sequence ATGAAAATTGTGGGGAAAACAGCTAAAGGGCCGGTACGGGCTCTCAATGAAGATGCATATTTTATTGACGAAAAAAAGAGCATTTTAGCGGTTGCTGATGGAATGGGAGGCCATTCGGGCGGAGCCGTTGCCAGTCAATTAGCGGTAAGAATCATTGCCGAATATTTTGCCCAATTTAGGAGCGGGGAAATAACTGAAGCGGAAAAAAGCATTCAGGAAGTTTTTCAAATAATAAATAAGAAAATTAAAGAGCAGCAAAATAAAGATGCAAACTTAAAAGAAATGGGGACAACCTTAACTTTGGGTATATTTGCCGGGGAAAATCTTTTTATTGGTCACCTTGGCGATAGCCGTGCTTATGTCTTTAGGGCGAATAAATTGCTAAAGCTTACGCAAGATCATACTTATGTGGCCAAAATGGTTTCCCAAGGGATTATAACGGAAGAAGATGCTATTTCCCATCCCTACCGGCATCTTTTGCTCAAAGCTTTAGATGGGGCAAATGAGGAAGTGGATATTGTTAAGTTTCAAGTTCACCCGCAGGATCTTTATCTTTTCTGTACCGATGGTTTATTAGACGGAATAAAGGAGGCTGAACTTGCCGAATTCCTTGATACAAATCAGACAATGGCGCTAGAAAACTTGGCGGATGAGTTAATTCGGCAAGCTTTGCTTAAGGGGTCCCGGGATAATATTACCGTGGTTCTTGCCCGGTTTGCCGAGGAGAGAGAGGTGAAGAAATGA
- the priA gene encoding replication restart helicase PriA: MTVYAQVALLRPSRHLDRLYTYKLPSSDIKKVAIGAKVKFNFNNRLEEGFIFSLGQEKDFSGEIKPILEVLPEELWLTPELVEMVKWISEYYLCSITEALTLISFPEKIYQDVEVFCTVVDETKLKEKIKKSKRLQNDEMVISLLKDKRGLVRTTSTIKKLVKQGILQIREKPLPNLPPIELTESQKQVYQQIKRDMPKNFVGLLHGITGSGKTEIYLKLAGDFLNHGKQVLFLLPEIGITTQMVARVKKYFPENTLVYHSRLSAREKFTVWRELKKGSPVLVLGTRSAAFLPFQNLGLIILDEEHELSYKQEETPKYHVREVVYWRAKRLGIPLLLGTATPSMETYAAVISGLIKYYFLGKRYQNRPYPQVIIVDMFKEAKEGNTGIISSVLQKKISERLQKGEQVFLFLNRRGFAPMIMCRKCGYFYRCPDCDVSMTYHKEEKNFQCHYCGKKIAFTRKCPACQEISLDLYGYGTQRVEEELKKLFPAKIFRVDYDTMRSKNSYDKILEAIKNKEADIIIGTQMLAKGFDFPDLTLVGVLNADQSLNLPDFRAGERSFNLLTQVAGRAGRGLVPGEVIIQTFNPENYIIQAVQRGNFQQYALKELSLRKQTGYPPFSKIFRLIIAGEDEQKVIEGANNLVNLLKNASKFSPEIEIIGPAAAPFYKLKRNFRYHILLKTNKSSFAREVLKAGLQEFKKSSLNHKLTLVLDLSPQIFL, encoded by the coding sequence ATGACTGTTTATGCCCAGGTTGCTTTACTAAGGCCGTCAAGGCATTTAGATCGCTTATATACTTATAAATTACCCTCTTCTGACATAAAAAAAGTTGCAATTGGAGCCAAAGTCAAGTTTAATTTTAATAATCGTTTGGAAGAAGGCTTTATCTTTTCTCTTGGCCAGGAAAAGGATTTTTCTGGGGAAATAAAACCTATTTTAGAAGTTTTACCCGAAGAACTTTGGTTAACTCCTGAATTGGTGGAGATGGTTAAGTGGATTTCCGAGTATTATCTTTGTTCAATTACCGAGGCATTAACTTTAATATCTTTTCCGGAGAAAATATATCAGGATGTGGAAGTATTTTGTACGGTAGTGGATGAAACAAAACTTAAGGAGAAGATAAAAAAAAGCAAAAGATTGCAAAACGATGAGATGGTAATAAGCTTATTAAAGGATAAAAGGGGTTTAGTAAGAACTACTTCTACTATTAAAAAATTGGTTAAACAGGGAATACTCCAGATTAGAGAGAAACCACTACCTAATTTACCGCCAATTGAGCTTACCGAGAGTCAAAAGCAGGTATATCAGCAAATAAAACGGGATATGCCAAAAAATTTTGTGGGATTATTACACGGAATTACCGGCAGCGGTAAAACGGAAATTTACTTAAAGTTAGCGGGAGACTTTTTAAACCATGGGAAACAGGTACTATTTCTTTTACCAGAAATAGGTATTACCACGCAGATGGTTGCCCGGGTGAAAAAATACTTCCCGGAAAATACTCTGGTTTATCATAGCCGCTTGAGTGCCCGGGAAAAGTTCACGGTTTGGCGGGAATTAAAAAAGGGTAGTCCGGTTTTGGTATTGGGAACCAGGTCTGCAGCTTTTTTACCCTTTCAAAATTTAGGATTAATTATTCTCGATGAAGAACACGAGCTCAGTTATAAGCAAGAAGAAACCCCTAAATATCATGTCCGCGAAGTGGTTTACTGGCGGGCTAAACGTTTGGGCATTCCCCTTCTATTGGGTACCGCTACTCCCTCCATGGAAACATATGCTGCTGTAATTTCGGGATTAATTAAATATTATTTTTTGGGTAAGCGGTACCAAAATAGGCCTTATCCCCAGGTCATTATTGTTGACATGTTTAAGGAAGCTAAGGAAGGAAATACCGGGATAATTAGCAGTGTGCTTCAAAAAAAAATTAGCGAGCGACTCCAAAAGGGAGAACAGGTTTTTTTGTTTTTAAATCGCCGGGGCTTTGCTCCAATGATTATGTGTCGAAAATGCGGTTATTTTTACCGCTGCCCTGATTGTGACGTTTCCATGACCTATCACAAAGAAGAAAAAAATTTCCAATGTCATTACTGTGGTAAAAAAATTGCTTTTACCCGCAAGTGTCCAGCTTGTCAGGAAATCTCTCTTGATTTATATGGTTATGGGACCCAAAGGGTTGAAGAGGAACTGAAAAAGCTATTTCCAGCCAAAATTTTTCGCGTCGACTACGATACCATGAGGAGTAAAAATAGCTATGATAAAATATTAGAGGCGATTAAAAACAAGGAAGCAGACATCATTATTGGAACGCAAATGTTGGCCAAAGGATTTGATTTTCCTGATTTAACGTTAGTTGGAGTATTAAATGCTGATCAAAGCTTAAATTTGCCGGATTTTCGCGCCGGGGAAAGAAGTTTTAATTTACTTACCCAGGTTGCCGGACGAGCCGGTAGAGGGCTCGTGCCCGGAGAAGTGATAATTCAGACTTTTAATCCGGAAAATTATATTATTCAAGCGGTGCAACGGGGAAATTTCCAGCAGTATGCCTTAAAGGAGCTTTCTTTGAGAAAACAGACAGGATATCCACCTTTTAGTAAAATATTTAGGCTTATTATAGCTGGCGAAGACGAACAGAAGGTTATTGAGGGGGCAAATAATTTAGTTAATTTATTAAAAAATGCCAGCAAATTTAGTCCAGAGATTGAAATTATTGGACCGGCAGCAGCTCCCTTTTATAAGTTAAAAAGAAACTTTCGCTATCATATACTTTTAAAAACTAATAAAAGCAGTTTTGCCCGTGAAGTTTTAAAAGCAGGATTACAGGAGTTTAAAAAAAGTAGTTTAAACCATAAATTAACCTTGGTTTTAGATTTAAGTCCCCAAATCTTTCTTTAA
- a CDS encoding protein kinase domain-containing protein: MIGRVLAGRYKILETLGGGGMAVVYKGQDLLLNRYITIKILRPEFTSDEEFVERFKREAKALASLSHPNIVNIYDVGQEENTYFLVMEYVEGKNLKEIIREKNLGLRESVRIVLQVALALGHAHQHGILHRDVKPQNIIITPEGIAKLTDFGIAGNVTSSTINKDKEILGSVHYLSPEQAKGENLTFASDLYSLGVVFYELVTKRLPFTGDSPIAVALKQINDLPKPPSSYNKNIPDELDRIILKLLSKKPEQRYKSAYELIATLKKLDLPEENFAEDSTMTIILDKNQFPEVRGKKRLKTSGIIALVALFLALIGGLGYFLYNYFNVKEAVIPEVRGLGIGEAKQKLEELGFTNINISSAYHETVPKDKVISIDPLPGERVKVARPIYLVVSKGKEMVLVPDVREKDIHDARVILENAGLKVGEINEIYDERLAPGTVIEQDPEPNTEVEKGYKIKLILSKGAKPAWITVPDLRGKQIEEARKTLQQVKLVLDDTIKEVDSTEYFAGQVVTQNPLPGSLVEEGSKVRITVSRGPGPVRKSVLVTLAVPNDGQKHSVKIVVKDARTSEVIVYANDSEEPGTVLEKEVYYYGKGRIKVYLDDVVIEDKEVN; encoded by the coding sequence ATGATCGGGAGAGTATTAGCCGGTAGGTATAAAATCCTTGAAACCCTGGGTGGCGGGGGGATGGCGGTTGTTTATAAAGGACAGGATTTACTTTTAAACCGCTACATAACCATCAAAATTCTTCGACCTGAATTTACCAGTGATGAAGAATTTGTAGAAAGATTTAAACGGGAGGCTAAGGCTCTTGCCAGCCTTTCTCATCCCAATATCGTTAACATTTACGATGTCGGACAGGAAGAGAATACTTATTTTTTAGTGATGGAATATGTTGAAGGTAAAAATTTAAAAGAAATAATTCGAGAAAAAAATTTAGGTTTACGTGAAAGTGTGAGGATTGTTTTACAGGTTGCTTTGGCTTTGGGTCATGCCCATCAACACGGTATCTTGCACCGGGATGTAAAACCACAAAATATCATTATCACTCCCGAAGGAATCGCCAAATTAACCGATTTTGGCATTGCCGGTAATGTTACCTCCTCGACAATCAACAAAGATAAAGAAATTTTGGGTTCAGTCCATTACCTATCGCCCGAGCAGGCCAAAGGTGAAAACTTGACTTTTGCTTCCGACCTTTATTCTTTAGGAGTGGTGTTTTATGAATTAGTGACAAAAAGACTGCCTTTTACCGGTGATTCCCCAATTGCTGTGGCTTTAAAGCAGATAAATGATCTTCCAAAACCACCTTCCTCTTATAATAAAAATATTCCTGACGAACTAGACCGAATAATCTTGAAGTTATTGAGTAAAAAGCCAGAGCAAAGATATAAATCCGCTTATGAGTTAATTGCCACTTTAAAAAAATTGGATTTGCCGGAAGAAAATTTTGCTGAGGATAGTACGATGACCATTATATTGGATAAAAACCAGTTTCCGGAAGTTCGCGGTAAAAAAAGATTGAAAACTTCCGGAATCATAGCCCTGGTGGCTTTGTTTCTGGCTTTAATTGGTGGTTTGGGGTATTTTTTGTATAATTATTTTAATGTCAAAGAAGCGGTGATTCCCGAGGTTCGCGGGCTTGGAATTGGGGAGGCGAAGCAAAAGTTAGAGGAACTTGGTTTTACCAATATCAATATTTCCTCGGCATACCACGAAACAGTTCCCAAGGATAAAGTGATTTCTATTGACCCTTTACCGGGAGAAAGGGTTAAAGTTGCTCGACCGATTTATTTGGTTGTTAGTAAAGGAAAGGAAATGGTGCTGGTTCCCGATGTGCGGGAAAAAGATATTCATGATGCCCGGGTGATTTTGGAAAATGCAGGATTAAAAGTAGGTGAAATAAACGAAATATATGACGAACGTTTAGCACCGGGTACCGTTATTGAACAGGACCCAGAACCAAACACTGAAGTGGAAAAGGGATACAAAATAAAACTTATTTTAAGCAAGGGAGCAAAACCGGCCTGGATTACCGTACCTGATTTGAGGGGCAAACAAATTGAAGAGGCTCGAAAAACACTGCAGCAGGTGAAATTAGTCCTTGATGATACTATTAAAGAGGTAGATAGTACCGAATATTTTGCCGGGCAAGTTGTTACTCAAAATCCCCTTCCGGGGAGTTTAGTGGAGGAAGGCTCAAAAGTTAGAATTACCGTATCTCGTGGCCCTGGCCCGGTGAGAAAGTCGGTTTTAGTGACTTTAGCGGTGCCAAATGATGGCCAGAAACATTCGGTAAAAATTGTTGTAAAAGATGCAAGAACTTCTGAAGTAATTGTTTATGCTAATGATAGTGAAGAGCCAGGAACCGTTCTGGAAAAAGAAGTATACTATTATGGAAAAGGGAGAATTAAAGTGTATTTAGATGATGTGGTGATAGAAGACAAGGAGGTGAACTAA
- the def gene encoding peptide deformylase, with protein MAVYKVVEIGDPILKEIAKPIKEITPNIIKLLENMADTMYAYNGVGLAAPQIGVSKRAIVVDVGEGLIELINPEIIEVSGEEKDIEGCLSVPGVQGEVVRAKKVTVKGLNRYGEEIVIPAEGLLARAFQHEIDHLNGILFVEKADNIVRKGR; from the coding sequence ATGGCAGTTTATAAAGTAGTGGAGATTGGTGATCCGATTTTAAAAGAAATAGCCAAGCCCATTAAAGAAATTACACCTAATATAATAAAGCTTCTGGAAAATATGGCTGATACCATGTATGCGTATAACGGGGTTGGTCTGGCAGCTCCGCAAATTGGGGTAAGTAAGAGGGCAATTGTGGTGGATGTTGGGGAAGGGTTAATTGAACTTATTAATCCCGAAATTATTGAGGTTTCCGGTGAAGAAAAGGACATTGAGGGTTGTTTAAGTGTTCCTGGAGTGCAGGGAGAGGTTGTTAGGGCGAAAAAGGTGACGGTAAAAGGATTAAATCGTTACGGTGAGGAAATTGTGATACCGGCGGAAGGGTTGCTGGCCAGAGCTTTTCAACATGAGATTGATCATTTAAATGGTATTTTATTTGTGGAAAAAGCGGACAATATTGTCAGAAAGGGTCGCTAA
- the rsgA gene encoding ribosome small subunit-dependent GTPase A has protein sequence MEGLVVKNYAGFYYVDTGKAIYMCKARGKFKKDNIKILTGDRVIIRELVPNSEGVIESLLPRKNELIRPPIANVDQVLLVFAFADPFPSTELIDRLLVMAYALRLEVVLVFNKFDLVNPESQKLFEYYKKILPKVVAITARGDTGIDELTDYLNQKISVLAGPSGVGKSTLINRLVPGAKLATGEVSPKIKRGRHTTRHVELIKLPFGGFIADTPGFSNLTLPEMDKLELQSYFPEFNQNRKYCYFPNCLHVKEPNCRVRELLETGEIPPFRYENYLTFLEEITSDERSS, from the coding sequence TTGGAAGGTCTCGTTGTTAAAAATTATGCAGGGTTTTATTATGTTGATACCGGAAAAGCTATTTACATGTGTAAAGCGCGCGGGAAGTTTAAAAAAGATAATATAAAAATTTTAACCGGTGATAGGGTAATAATCAGAGAACTGGTTCCTAATTCTGAGGGAGTTATCGAAAGCTTACTACCCCGTAAAAACGAGTTGATAAGACCACCAATTGCCAATGTCGATCAAGTATTGCTTGTATTTGCTTTTGCTGATCCCTTTCCCAGTACCGAATTAATTGATCGGTTGCTGGTAATGGCATATGCTTTAAGGCTTGAAGTGGTTTTGGTATTTAATAAATTTGATTTGGTGAATCCGGAAAGCCAAAAGCTTTTTGAGTATTATAAAAAAATATTGCCAAAGGTTGTTGCCATTACTGCCAGAGGTGACACGGGGATTGATGAGTTAACTGATTATTTAAACCAAAAAATTTCCGTTTTAGCAGGGCCTTCGGGAGTGGGAAAAAGTACTTTAATTAATCGATTGGTACCGGGAGCAAAATTGGCTACCGGAGAGGTAAGTCCTAAAATAAAAAGGGGCAGACACACCACCAGGCACGTGGAGTTAATAAAATTACCCTTTGGCGGATTTATTGCGGATACTCCAGGATTTAGTAATTTAACTTTGCCGGAAATGGATAAATTAGAGCTGCAGAGCTATTTTCCTGAATTTAATCAAAATCGGAAATATTGTTATTTTCCTAACTGTCTTCATGTTAAGGAACCAAACTGCCGGGTGAGAGAACTTCTGGAAACCGGGGAAATTCCGCCCTTTCGTTATGAAAACTATTTAACCTTTTTAGAAGAAATTACCAGTGACGAAAGGAGCAGTTAA
- the fmt gene encoding methionyl-tRNA formyltransferase, translating into MRIVYMGTPEFAVKPLAKLISHHEVALVVTKPDAAAGRGKKVISSPVKLFAQENHLRVITPLKFNEEVYQEILAVKPEVIVVAAYGKLLPREILNIPPYGCLNIHASLLPFYRGAAPIERCLMAGEKETGITIMFMDEGLDTGDIALQEKVAINQEITGGELRKILAEIGADLIIEALKRLREGGLPRVPQDHQLATYAPPLKKEDEIIHWADSAEKIRNQIRALNPVPGAYTVFRGKKIKIWKAKVGEFSGKKPGEIIFADRKNGFLVATGERGLQILELQPEGGKKMSWESFLNGYRPLVGETFEC; encoded by the coding sequence ATGCGTATTGTCTATATGGGTACTCCGGAATTTGCGGTAAAACCTTTAGCTAAGTTAATTTCCCACCATGAAGTGGCTTTGGTGGTAACTAAACCCGATGCTGCTGCGGGCAGGGGTAAAAAAGTTATTTCTTCACCGGTCAAGCTATTTGCCCAGGAAAACCATCTCAGGGTTATTACACCTTTAAAGTTTAATGAAGAGGTTTACCAGGAGATTTTAGCCGTAAAACCGGAGGTTATTGTAGTAGCTGCTTATGGCAAACTTTTACCCAGAGAGATTTTAAATATTCCTCCTTATGGTTGCTTAAATATCCATGCCTCTCTTCTCCCCTTTTACCGGGGGGCTGCACCCATTGAACGCTGTCTTATGGCCGGAGAAAAAGAAACGGGAATTACGATAATGTTTATGGATGAGGGGCTTGATACAGGAGATATTGCTTTACAGGAAAAGGTTGCAATTAACCAGGAAATTACCGGGGGAGAGTTAAGAAAAATTCTGGCAGAAATTGGTGCGGATTTGATAATTGAAGCATTAAAAAGGCTTAGAGAAGGTGGTCTTCCCAGAGTTCCGCAAGACCACCAGTTGGCAACCTACGCACCACCCCTTAAAAAAGAAGATGAAATTATCCACTGGGCCGATTCAGCTGAAAAAATAAGAAACCAAATAAGAGCTTTAAATCCTGTTCCTGGGGCATATACCGTTTTTCGCGGGAAAAAAATAAAAATATGGAAGGCGAAGGTGGGGGAGTTTTCTGGAAAAAAGCCGGGGGAGATAATTTTTGCTGATAGAAAAAACGGGTTTTTGGTTGCTACGGGAGAAAGGGGTTTACAAATCTTAGAACTTCAACCGGAAGGCGGTAAAAAAATGTCGTGGGAAAGTTTTTTAAATGGTTATCGACCTCTTGTGGGGGAAACCTTTGAATGCTAA